The Populus alba chromosome 6, ASM523922v2, whole genome shotgun sequence genome contains a region encoding:
- the LOC118052962 gene encoding uncharacterized protein, with protein sequence MATSQDEKKMKILCLHGFRTSGSFLQRQISKWDPSIFSQFDLDFPDGVFPAGGKSEIEGIFPPPYFEWFQFDKDFTEYTNLEECISYLCEYITTRGPFDGFLGFSQGATLSALLLGYQAQGKVLKDHPPFKLFVSVSGSKFRDPSICDVAYKDTIKVKSVHFIGAKDWLKEPSEELATAFDSPLIIRHPQGHTVPRLDEAATEQLRAWTTEILSHNNKILKGENHELENGETKVDDEEKKPEEVSNKIDTAQVQQDGIGIELKREVEAVKA encoded by the exons ATGGCAACATCCCAAgatgaaaagaagatgaagatacTATGTCTCCATGGATTTAGGACCAGTGGAAGTTTTCTTCAAAGGCAAATTAGCAAGTGGGatccttccattttttctcAGTTTGACTTG GATTTTCCAGACGGAGTATTTCCTGCTGGAGGCAAATCTGAAATTGAAGGCATTTTCCCACCGCCATACTTTGAGTGGTTCCAGTTCGACAAG GACTTTACAGAGTATACAAACCTTGAAGAATGCATCTCTTATTTGTGTGAATACATCACAACTAGAGGTCCTTTTGATGGTTTTCTCGGCTTCTCTCAG GGTGCCACACTCTCAGCCCTGCTACTTGGCTACCAAGCTCAG GGAAAAGTATTGAAGGATCATCCACCCTTTAAACTGTTTGTGTCGGTATCAGGGTCCAAATTCAGAGATCCAAGCATATGTGATGTTGCCTATAAAGACACCATCAAGGTAAAGTCAGTCCACTTTATAGGAGCCAAAGATTGGTTGAAAGAACCTTCAGAGGAGCTCGCCACTGCCTTTGACAGCCCTCTCATCATAAGACATCCACAGGGCCATACTGTTCCTAGACTTG ATGAGGCAGCCACGGAGCAGCTACGTGCTTGGACCACAGAAATCCTCAGTCACAATAACAAAATTCTAAAAGGGGAAAATCATGAACTGGAGAATGGAGAAACTAAAGTGGACgatgaagaaaaaaagccaGAAGAGGTCTCTAACAAGATCGATACTGCTCAAGTTCAGCAGGATGGAATTGGCATTGAACTAAAGAGAGAAGTTGAAGCTGTGAAAGCCTGA